In one window of Paracoccus saliphilus DNA:
- a CDS encoding 3-hydroxyacyl-CoA dehydrogenase NAD-binding domain-containing protein: MDDRIAVLEISNPPVNASSLAVRMGLVDGLARAGADCAAGVVLIGAGKCFVAGSDLREFELPLSKPELPDVIAAIEAAEFPVVAALHGVALGGGLELALGCDYRIAKPDAQLGLPEASLGMVPGAGGTQRLPRLIGKSRSIGMICQATRIPAAEALPFGLVDALAEGDLLDAALTFLRDTPRTKRRARDLTPPPEPTETVQAAADQVLRRGRGRPNVAEAIRLVQGADGDASAMLADERAVFQTLRVGPEATALRALFFAERRAAMVDSIDLKSARPVRRVGVIGGGTMGQGIARAVLAAGLPVTLLERDADALKRAVDAIGTHLQGQLAKGRIDAGQADARRAALTGVFDTAGLADCDLVIEAVFEDMGVKREVLAGLERTLPAEAVIASNTSYLDIDEMSAALDHPDRVIGLHFFSPADVMPLLEVVRARSTAPDVLAAGLALARRLSKQPVVAKVSEGFIGNRIYAAYRRRAELLALDGATPQAVDAAVTGFGFAMGPFAVADMSGLDIAWAMRKRQAATRDPGLRYVTIPDRLCEAGRLGRKTGAGWYDYATGKPQPDPAVAEIIETERRAAGVTSRDFPGEEIQRQLMAAIVNEAACLIDEGVAQRPSDVDVTMCNGYGFPRWTGGPLYWAARQDRGRLRADLTQLAQASGPAHRAGPVGAVLGRLMSATEE; the protein is encoded by the coding sequence ATGGACGATCGGATCGCAGTTCTGGAAATCTCGAACCCGCCGGTGAACGCAAGCTCGCTGGCGGTGCGCATGGGGCTGGTCGACGGACTTGCCCGGGCCGGGGCTGATTGTGCCGCGGGCGTGGTTCTGATCGGCGCGGGAAAATGCTTCGTGGCCGGATCGGACCTGCGGGAATTCGAACTGCCCCTGTCGAAGCCCGAACTTCCCGATGTGATCGCTGCGATCGAGGCGGCAGAGTTCCCGGTCGTGGCCGCGCTGCACGGCGTAGCGCTCGGCGGCGGGCTCGAACTGGCCCTGGGCTGCGACTATCGCATCGCGAAACCTGACGCCCAGCTCGGCCTGCCCGAAGCGTCGCTTGGCATGGTGCCCGGCGCCGGCGGCACGCAGCGCTTGCCGCGTCTGATAGGTAAGAGCCGGTCGATTGGGATGATCTGTCAGGCCACGCGGATCCCCGCGGCCGAGGCGCTGCCCTTCGGGCTGGTCGATGCGCTGGCCGAGGGCGATTTGCTGGATGCGGCCCTGACCTTCCTGCGTGACACCCCGCGAACCAAGCGGCGCGCACGGGACCTGACGCCGCCACCGGAACCCACCGAAACGGTCCAGGCCGCTGCGGATCAGGTCCTGCGACGCGGCCGGGGCCGGCCCAATGTCGCCGAGGCGATCCGCCTCGTACAGGGCGCGGACGGAGATGCGAGCGCGATGTTGGCTGATGAACGTGCGGTCTTTCAGACCCTGAGGGTCGGGCCCGAGGCGACGGCGCTGCGGGCGCTGTTCTTTGCCGAACGCCGGGCAGCGATGGTCGACAGCATTGATCTCAAATCTGCGCGGCCGGTCCGCAGGGTCGGCGTGATCGGCGGCGGCACCATGGGACAGGGAATCGCACGGGCGGTGCTGGCGGCGGGGCTGCCCGTCACCCTGCTGGAACGCGACGCCGATGCGCTGAAGCGGGCGGTGGATGCGATCGGGACCCATCTTCAGGGGCAGCTGGCCAAGGGCCGGATCGACGCCGGCCAGGCCGATGCTCGCCGCGCCGCCCTGACCGGCGTGTTCGATACGGCTGGACTTGCGGACTGCGATCTGGTGATCGAGGCGGTGTTTGAGGACATGGGCGTCAAGCGTGAGGTGCTGGCGGGGCTGGAACGGACCCTTCCGGCGGAAGCGGTCATCGCGAGCAATACCTCCTATCTCGACATCGACGAGATGAGTGCGGCTCTGGATCATCCCGACCGCGTCATCGGACTGCATTTCTTCAGCCCGGCCGATGTGATGCCCCTGCTCGAGGTGGTGCGCGCCCGGTCCACCGCGCCCGATGTCCTTGCCGCGGGGCTGGCGCTGGCCCGGCGCTTGAGCAAGCAGCCGGTCGTGGCCAAAGTGTCCGAGGGCTTCATTGGCAACCGGATCTACGCCGCCTACCGTCGCCGGGCCGAATTGCTGGCGCTGGACGGCGCGACGCCGCAGGCGGTGGATGCCGCTGTGACCGGGTTCGGCTTTGCCATGGGGCCCTTTGCGGTCGCGGACATGTCGGGGCTCGATATAGCATGGGCCATGCGCAAACGTCAGGCCGCCACCCGTGACCCGGGCCTGCGCTATGTAACCATCCCCGACCGCCTTTGCGAGGCTGGTAGGCTGGGCCGCAAGACAGGCGCGGGCTGGTACGATTACGCGACAGGCAAGCCGCAGCCCGACCCGGCGGTCGCCGAGATCATCGAGACCGAGCGCCGCGCCGCCGGCGTGACCTCGCGCGACTTTCCCGGCGAAGAGATCCAACGGCAGCTGATGGCGGCCATCGTGAACGAAGCCGCCTGTCTGATCGACGAGGGCGTGGCGCAGCGCCCGTCGGATGTGGATGTGACAATGTGTAACGGCTACGGTTTTCCGCGCTGGACCGGCGGTCCGCTCTATTGGGCTGCACGGCAGGATCGGGGTAGGCTCAGGGCTGATTTGACGCAGCTGGCGCAGGCGTCGGGTCCGGCGCATCGGGCCGGGCCGGTCGGCGCGGTGCTTGGCCGGCTGATGTCCGCAACGGAGGAGTGA
- a CDS encoding quinone oxidoreductase family protein → MTNRRVVEITQFGDPSVLKIVQEGISDPMKGEAQIRQTAIGFNFIDIYQRKGIYPLPLPTGLGFEAAGIVDAVGEGVRDIKPGQRVAYMNAGVGAYADRRNVPADKLVQLPDNIDDETAATVLFKGMTAQYLLRHTHAIQPGDLIFVHSAAGGVGQILSRWATALGARVIGGTGTPPKRQAALDAGCIEVVDTSQPDWSDAFLRATGGEKARVVYDAVGKDTLLQSLDCAAPFGLVVNYGASSGKAPAIDPDLLNKKGCLFLTRPSVFPHNADLNRFRSNAVDLFDAVAKGHVTLEIGQRFALEDIAEAHRAAEERRASGAIVIIP, encoded by the coding sequence ATGACGAACAGACGTGTGGTAGAAATTACGCAGTTCGGAGATCCTTCAGTTCTCAAGATCGTGCAGGAAGGTATTTCCGACCCGATGAAAGGTGAGGCGCAAATCCGACAGACGGCCATCGGCTTCAATTTTATCGACATCTATCAACGTAAAGGCATTTACCCGCTTCCTTTGCCTACGGGACTTGGCTTCGAAGCCGCAGGTATCGTGGACGCGGTTGGCGAAGGGGTCCGTGATATCAAGCCAGGCCAGCGGGTTGCCTATATGAATGCCGGTGTCGGTGCCTATGCTGATCGGCGCAATGTTCCTGCGGACAAGCTCGTACAGCTGCCCGACAACATCGATGACGAAACGGCTGCTACTGTTTTGTTCAAAGGCATGACTGCCCAGTATCTCCTGCGTCACACGCATGCTATTCAACCGGGCGACCTCATTTTCGTGCATTCCGCGGCCGGTGGCGTCGGGCAGATCCTGTCACGCTGGGCTACCGCGCTTGGTGCGCGCGTGATCGGGGGCACGGGCACGCCTCCGAAACGCCAGGCGGCTCTCGACGCCGGCTGCATCGAGGTTGTGGACACGAGCCAGCCGGATTGGTCGGATGCATTTCTCAGGGCGACTGGTGGCGAAAAGGCGCGCGTTGTTTATGACGCCGTTGGTAAGGACACACTACTTCAGTCACTCGACTGCGCAGCACCCTTCGGACTCGTGGTGAATTACGGGGCGTCCTCGGGAAAGGCGCCGGCGATCGATCCGGACCTGCTGAACAAAAAGGGCTGTCTTTTCCTGACCCGACCGTCAGTTTTTCCGCATAATGCCGATCTCAATCGATTCCGGTCGAACGCGGTCGATCTATTCGATGCGGTCGCCAAGGGGCATGTTACGCTTGAGATCGGGCAGCGATTTGCACTTGAGGATATCGCCGAAGCACACCGTGCGGCCGAAGAACGACGCGCGAGTGGAGCTATTGTAATTATCCCATAA
- a CDS encoding ArsR/SmtB family transcription factor has translation MAEFLPEPRPDEMDLLMVLSALADPHRLRIALALAKAPDAVLPCTAFELPVTKATRTHHFRILREAGVIRQYDHGNGRSNQLRLADLRQRFPGILTTLLAG, from the coding sequence ATGGCAGAGTTTCTTCCCGAGCCACGGCCTGACGAGATGGATCTGCTGATGGTGCTGTCCGCCCTGGCTGATCCGCATCGCTTGCGCATTGCACTTGCGCTTGCGAAAGCGCCAGATGCCGTTCTTCCCTGTACCGCTTTTGAACTTCCTGTCACTAAGGCGACGCGCACGCATCATTTCAGGATTCTGCGCGAGGCAGGTGTCATTCGCCAATACGATCATGGCAACGGGCGCTCAAATCAATTACGGCTCGCGGACCTGAGACAACGCTTTCCAGGCATTCTGACAACACTGCTTGCAGGATAA
- a CDS encoding tripartite tricarboxylate transporter permease — MRLRPALQAKDTRKMDSSLVQSALEALLILFSWQHFIHLLVGVFIGLVVGFIPGLGGIAGMALTLPFVFGMEPASALAMMIGLTAVTTTSDTFMAVLLGIPGSSSAQASVMDGFPLAKQGQAARALSAAFSASLIGGLIGAAILTLAFFAAKPILLAIGFGEQLMLVVFALTLVGMLTGKSVIKGLGGCALGLLLGTIGTAPATGAYRFTLDWLYLSDGLSLILVALGVFAIPEIVDVLKNRSSIAGETVVGRGWFRGIRDSYTNIWLVVRCSVIGAMVGFLPGLGGSVVDWIAYGHAMQTTKNRENFGKGEIRGLIGPEAAANAKEGGALIPTLFFGIPGSGSMALLLGGLVIIGLTPGRSMVSENADMIYLIIWSIAIANVLGTGISMAVTKPVSKLTQMNFRVIAPIVLVAVFFSAYQNSGNWGDILILIVFGCAGILLKRFGWSRAALLIGFVLSSNLEAAVYRTVQVYGWSVFHRPLTLVILCFAIMSLIIAFRNRTRPSKASQIEYTGGLKTLPAQILLTSGLLALTLAILADVADLRFLSMVFPVTVATITGVILVVAIVQMARKSNAPGLIYDEDAEGADFKGTLNCLGWVLLLPAVSWLVGYQFGAPVFVFAFLSIFAKITLHRSLIGAAVIAVIVYVVTAVLGMEVPNGLLNPVISNALGSLMLADHGGAAPIPSI; from the coding sequence GTGCGGCTGCGCCCCGCGTTACAGGCTAAGGACACTCGAAAAATGGACTCATCACTGGTTCAGAGCGCTCTTGAAGCACTCCTGATACTTTTCTCGTGGCAGCACTTCATCCATCTGCTGGTCGGGGTCTTCATCGGTCTCGTTGTCGGGTTTATTCCCGGCCTCGGTGGCATCGCCGGCATGGCACTGACACTGCCGTTCGTGTTTGGCATGGAGCCGGCAAGCGCACTGGCAATGATGATAGGCCTGACGGCAGTCACGACTACATCGGACACCTTCATGGCCGTCCTGTTGGGCATCCCCGGGAGCTCCAGCGCACAGGCAAGCGTGATGGATGGATTTCCGCTGGCCAAACAGGGTCAGGCGGCACGGGCACTGAGTGCGGCGTTCAGCGCAAGCCTGATCGGCGGGCTGATCGGCGCGGCAATCCTGACACTCGCATTCTTCGCGGCCAAACCGATCCTGCTGGCCATCGGCTTCGGCGAGCAGCTGATGCTGGTCGTTTTCGCACTGACACTTGTGGGTATGCTGACGGGCAAGAGCGTCATAAAGGGCCTGGGCGGTTGCGCGCTCGGACTTCTGCTGGGAACGATCGGAACCGCTCCGGCGACGGGCGCCTACCGATTTACGCTGGACTGGTTGTATCTGAGCGACGGCCTGTCGCTGATCCTCGTGGCCCTCGGCGTATTCGCCATCCCGGAAATCGTTGACGTCCTGAAAAACCGCTCAAGTATCGCAGGAGAGACGGTCGTCGGGCGCGGCTGGTTTCGTGGAATCCGTGATTCCTACACAAATATCTGGCTGGTTGTGCGTTGCTCGGTCATCGGAGCGATGGTCGGCTTCCTGCCGGGACTGGGCGGCTCGGTCGTCGACTGGATCGCCTACGGTCACGCCATGCAGACCACAAAGAATCGCGAGAACTTCGGTAAGGGGGAAATCCGCGGCCTGATCGGGCCGGAGGCTGCCGCGAACGCGAAAGAAGGCGGAGCGCTGATCCCCACGCTGTTCTTCGGTATTCCCGGTTCCGGGTCGATGGCGCTGCTGCTGGGTGGGCTGGTCATCATCGGGCTGACACCGGGCCGCAGTATGGTGTCGGAAAATGCAGACATGATCTATCTGATCATCTGGTCTATCGCCATCGCAAATGTCCTTGGCACTGGCATCAGCATGGCCGTGACAAAACCTGTGTCGAAGCTGACGCAGATGAACTTCAGGGTGATCGCCCCGATTGTGCTGGTTGCTGTCTTTTTCTCGGCTTACCAGAACAGCGGCAACTGGGGTGATATCCTCATCCTCATCGTCTTCGGCTGTGCGGGTATCCTGCTGAAGCGGTTCGGTTGGTCACGGGCCGCACTTCTGATCGGCTTCGTCCTTTCATCCAATCTCGAGGCCGCGGTCTATCGGACAGTACAGGTTTACGGCTGGTCCGTTTTTCACCGGCCGCTGACGCTGGTCATCCTGTGTTTCGCGATCATGTCGCTGATCATCGCCTTCCGCAACAGAACACGACCGTCAAAAGCCTCGCAGATCGAATATACAGGCGGGCTCAAGACCCTACCCGCACAGATCCTTCTGACGTCCGGACTGCTGGCGTTGACACTCGCTATTCTCGCCGATGTGGCTGACCTGCGGTTCCTGTCCATGGTCTTTCCCGTCACGGTCGCGACGATAACGGGCGTCATCCTGGTTGTGGCGATCGTCCAGATGGCAAGGAAGTCCAACGCACCCGGGCTGATCTATGATGAGGATGCGGAGGGCGCTGATTTCAAAGGCACATTGAACTGTTTGGGGTGGGTCTTGCTTCTGCCTGCCGTTTCCTGGCTGGTCGGGTACCAGTTTGGCGCACCGGTCTTCGTCTTCGCCTTTCTGAGCATTTTTGCGAAGATAACGCTGCACCGAAGCCTGATTGGCGCCGCAGTCATTGCCGTGATTGTCTATGTTGTCACGGCCGTACTGGGGATGGAAGTCCCGAACGGGCTGCTGAACCCGGTGATATCCAATGCTCTGGGCTCTCTGATGTTGGCGGATCATGGCGGTGCTGCACCCATCCCTTCCATCTGA
- a CDS encoding alpha/beta fold hydrolase, whose protein sequence is MSATLAMQSKPAGAEEPQGAFIEVQGAKLWCLDSGGSGDVIVFLHANTGSSETFLTRQFPAFTGQGFRALACDRRSSGKSSPKSVDADGQGSVAGDTVAVLDVLSIDKASVLGVAGGGFAALDLAANYPDRIDKLIVGASNGRIQDKEIQDFRSAIAIPGLRDLPSHAYRELSPTYRGLDGPGVNEWERIETKAHFEAKPQKERTPNTFEKLSTISAKTLVIAGGADLLAPPALMEIWAAHIPDSMLVKMPEVGHAISWEKPEEFNAIVLKFLARP, encoded by the coding sequence GTGTCGGCCACGCTGGCGATGCAGTCGAAACCGGCAGGGGCGGAAGAGCCGCAGGGCGCCTTTATCGAGGTGCAGGGTGCAAAACTCTGGTGTCTGGACTCGGGAGGATCCGGTGACGTGATCGTGTTCCTTCACGCGAACACCGGAAGCAGCGAGACTTTTCTGACCCGCCAGTTCCCCGCCTTCACCGGCCAAGGGTTCCGTGCGCTAGCCTGTGACCGGCGCAGTTCGGGGAAAAGCAGTCCGAAAAGTGTCGACGCCGACGGACAGGGATCGGTTGCCGGCGATACGGTGGCCGTACTTGACGTCCTGAGTATCGATAAGGCCTCGGTGCTGGGCGTCGCCGGCGGTGGCTTTGCCGCACTGGATCTGGCGGCCAATTATCCCGACCGGATCGACAAGCTGATCGTTGGCGCCAGCAACGGCAGGATTCAGGACAAAGAGATCCAGGATTTCCGAAGTGCCATAGCCATTCCGGGTCTGCGCGATCTGCCGAGCCATGCCTATCGCGAACTGTCGCCGACCTACAGAGGTTTGGACGGCCCCGGCGTCAACGAATGGGAACGAATCGAGACTAAGGCGCATTTCGAAGCCAAACCCCAAAAGGAACGCACACCAAACACCTTCGAGAAGCTGTCGACTATCTCAGCCAAGACCCTTGTGATCGCCGGCGGCGCGGACCTTCTGGCGCCACCGGCGCTGATGGAGATCTGGGCTGCGCATATTCCGGACAGCATGCTAGTCAAGATGCCCGAAGTCGGGCACGCGATCTCGTGGGAGAAACCAGAAGAGTTTAACGCGATCGTGCTGAAGTTTCTGGCGCGCCCTTAA
- a CDS encoding CaiB/BaiF CoA transferase family protein: MELSHMVMGPSCGLVLADMGADVIKVEPVGEGDKTRHLPGSGAGFFPSFNRNKKSIALDIKSAQGSELLSRLVGTADVFCENFRDGALQRLDLCAATLMSRHPRLIYCSLKGFLSGPYEKRTALDEVVQMMGGLAYMTGPPGRPLRAGCSVNDIMGGLFAATGVIAALFERNATQQGQLVRSGLFENNAYLVSQHMMQLAVTGRPPEPMPARQSAWAIYDVFETSESAQVFVGVVSDQQWERFTSAFGLYELASDLRLSTNRGRVEARESFMPTVRQMFAGLSKSEILTRCEEIGLPFAPINRPQDMFDDPHLKTAGGMIPLTLEDDRAVEIPALPIEMNNRRFGKRLDLPGPGQHSRAIAGDLGYTDAEIDDMLAHGVISE; encoded by the coding sequence GTGGAACTATCCCATATGGTGATGGGCCCGAGCTGTGGACTGGTCCTTGCGGATATGGGGGCCGACGTCATCAAGGTCGAACCGGTCGGTGAGGGTGACAAGACGCGCCACCTCCCGGGATCCGGAGCCGGCTTTTTCCCAAGTTTCAACCGGAACAAGAAAAGCATCGCGCTGGACATCAAGAGCGCGCAGGGTTCGGAGCTGTTGTCGCGACTCGTCGGCACGGCGGATGTTTTTTGCGAGAACTTCCGCGATGGCGCCCTGCAGCGTCTTGATTTGTGTGCGGCGACGCTCATGTCGAGACACCCGCGTCTCATCTACTGCTCCCTCAAAGGGTTTTTGTCCGGGCCCTACGAGAAAAGAACCGCGCTGGATGAAGTTGTCCAGATGATGGGCGGGCTGGCATATATGACGGGTCCTCCCGGCCGGCCGCTGCGGGCTGGATGTTCTGTGAACGACATCATGGGGGGCCTGTTTGCTGCAACCGGGGTCATCGCCGCCCTGTTTGAACGGAATGCCACGCAGCAGGGACAGCTGGTACGCAGCGGGCTGTTCGAAAACAACGCCTACCTGGTATCGCAGCATATGATGCAGTTGGCGGTGACCGGCAGGCCGCCCGAGCCGATGCCGGCCAGGCAATCGGCTTGGGCGATTTATGACGTCTTCGAAACATCGGAGTCGGCACAGGTTTTCGTGGGGGTGGTATCCGACCAGCAGTGGGAACGGTTCACCAGTGCCTTCGGCTTGTACGAGCTAGCTTCGGATCTGCGTCTCTCGACCAACCGCGGCAGGGTCGAGGCTCGGGAAAGCTTTATGCCGACAGTACGGCAGATGTTCGCCGGTCTGAGCAAGTCCGAAATCCTGACCCGCTGCGAAGAGATCGGGCTGCCCTTCGCGCCGATCAACCGGCCGCAAGACATGTTTGACGACCCGCATCTGAAAACGGCGGGGGGGATGATTCCGCTCACGCTGGAAGATGATCGCGCAGTGGAGATCCCGGCCCTTCCGATTGAAATGAACAACCGCCGCTTCGGGAAACGGCTCGACCTTCCCGGTCCGGGTCAGCACAGCCGTGCCATCGCAGGCGACCTAGGCTACACCGATGCTGAAATCGACGATATGCTCGCCCATGGCGTCATTTCCGAATGA
- a CDS encoding hydroxymethylglutaryl-CoA lyase, translated as MNYDARLDWIAALAEAGLAEIEIGSFVSPTHLPQMADTDRLLEDWRTSVALNTAIPEIIGLVANLRGAERAIAAGVDKITIPVSISETHSRTNLGKSTDEMIAETKRIVQLVRDRTPAIGVEAGLSTAFGCVVEGAMDPGRVVDIAERVIRAGVTSVGLSDTAGSGTPTQVRKLFRQMYNSLGSNVGAAHFHNTRGQGLANVLAALDAGVRTFDSSLAGLGGCPYAPGATGNIVTEDLVFLLEAEGLATGIDLDRLVAARSQLLRGLPGEPLYGYIADAGLPTGFSRSLRSASA; from the coding sequence ATGAACTATGACGCCCGGTTGGACTGGATTGCGGCGCTGGCGGAGGCCGGTCTTGCCGAAATCGAGATCGGGTCATTCGTGTCGCCGACGCATCTGCCACAGATGGCGGATACGGACCGACTGTTGGAAGACTGGCGAACATCCGTCGCGCTGAATACGGCCATTCCCGAAATCATCGGCCTGGTTGCCAATCTGCGCGGCGCCGAGCGCGCCATCGCGGCGGGCGTCGACAAGATCACTATTCCTGTTTCGATATCTGAGACGCACAGCCGCACCAATCTAGGGAAAAGTACCGACGAGATGATCGCGGAGACGAAGAGGATCGTCCAACTTGTTCGAGACCGCACACCCGCCATCGGGGTCGAGGCCGGACTGTCAACGGCATTTGGATGCGTTGTCGAGGGCGCGATGGACCCCGGACGGGTTGTCGACATTGCCGAACGTGTGATCCGAGCGGGCGTGACGTCGGTCGGCCTTTCGGACACAGCGGGGTCGGGAACACCCACACAGGTGCGCAAGCTGTTTCGGCAGATGTACAATTCGCTCGGCTCAAATGTCGGTGCGGCGCATTTCCATAACACACGCGGGCAGGGTCTGGCCAATGTCCTGGCAGCGCTCGACGCCGGGGTCCGCACCTTCGACAGTTCGCTTGCCGGACTGGGCGGGTGTCCCTACGCGCCCGGAGCCACTGGCAACATCGTCACTGAAGACCTTGTCTTCCTGCTCGAAGCTGAAGGTCTGGCGACCGGAATAGATCTTGATCGCCTGGTAGCGGCGCGCAGTCAGCTGCTCAGAGGCTTGCCGGGCGAGCCTTTGTATGGCTACATTGCCGACGCCGGATTGCCCACCGGATTTTCCCGATCCCTGCGTAGTGCAAGCGCATGA
- a CDS encoding IclR family transcriptional regulator: MTKEASDEESAGGKKQGVEAVERALTILEAFADGTPSLTLTELSNRTGYYMSTLLRLSASLERFGYLNRNSHSQFQLGPTLLRLGLIYQGHFDLSVYIRPSLRKLAERTQESAAFYVKDGNRRICLFRHHAPGMLRHHVEEGAILPLDRGAGGRILAAFSGKDDDLHDGVRADGYYISKGERDPNVSSVSVPVFGENHSFIGALAVAGPSSRMEGDYESILLAVRETAEDLERKIGGRRPSA, encoded by the coding sequence ATGACTAAAGAAGCCTCGGATGAAGAATCGGCGGGCGGCAAAAAGCAGGGAGTGGAGGCCGTCGAACGTGCGCTGACGATCCTCGAGGCTTTCGCCGACGGGACACCCTCCCTGACCCTGACAGAGCTGTCGAACCGGACAGGGTATTATATGAGCACGCTGCTCCGCCTATCGGCATCGCTGGAACGGTTTGGCTATCTCAATCGCAACAGCCACTCGCAGTTCCAGCTTGGACCGACGCTTTTGCGGCTGGGCCTGATCTACCAGGGACACTTCGATCTGTCCGTCTATATTCGACCCAGTCTTCGCAAGCTTGCCGAACGAACGCAGGAATCCGCAGCCTTCTACGTGAAGGATGGAAACCGACGGATCTGCCTGTTCCGTCACCACGCGCCTGGAATGCTGCGCCACCATGTCGAAGAAGGTGCCATCCTGCCGCTTGACCGCGGTGCCGGGGGCCGCATCCTGGCCGCGTTTTCCGGAAAGGACGACGACCTGCATGACGGTGTTCGGGCTGACGGATACTACATTTCGAAAGGTGAACGCGACCCGAACGTCTCGTCCGTTTCGGTTCCGGTCTTTGGCGAGAACCACTCCTTCATTGGTGCACTCGCGGTTGCCGGGCCAAGTTCTCGGATGGAGGGAGATTACGAGTCGATCCTTCTGGCCGTCCGAGAGACCGCCGAAGACCTGGAGCGGAAAATCGGCGGACGCCGTCCATCAGCATAG
- a CDS encoding mandelate racemase/muconate lactonizing enzyme family protein translates to MSVTIHRIEAIPFTLPLTRSFSYGVGVQRTCQRHVLVRVFDSDGGMGQSEITPRPAIHGETQAGATHAVRTHIAPSLVGCDIVDLENIRIRMDHLACNPTAKAGIDTALHDLLAKRAGVSLSGLLGGGPRPVPVSYMIGHVDGSAMLDEVDTVRAETGINAFKVKGGKAIRSDLARISALRRHLGDEAFLFVDANELYSEHDAHSSWVQEMARLGVAMIEEPVLRSAIAARSGFAQRCPVPVVGDDSVSDPASAVAELTRGSVHILGIKPPRSGLRRSVELISIARAFGVPCWLGSQGVTGIGTLSSAHFAAAFSSSLPYPADLGNFLRQGDDLLAQPVPLKDGMIMVPPGTGSGVEIDEDKLAHYGTED, encoded by the coding sequence TTGTCCGTCACTATCCATCGTATCGAAGCGATACCATTCACGTTACCACTGACACGCAGTTTCAGCTATGGCGTCGGGGTGCAAAGGACCTGCCAGCGGCATGTTCTGGTCCGCGTGTTTGACAGCGACGGTGGAATGGGGCAAAGCGAAATCACGCCCCGTCCCGCGATTCACGGCGAGACTCAGGCAGGTGCCACACATGCGGTAAGAACGCATATTGCCCCGTCACTTGTCGGATGCGATATAGTGGATCTTGAAAACATCCGCATCCGGATGGATCATCTTGCGTGCAATCCGACCGCGAAAGCCGGGATCGACACGGCGCTTCATGACCTTCTAGCCAAACGGGCGGGTGTCTCTCTCTCCGGCCTGCTTGGCGGGGGGCCCCGGCCCGTCCCCGTAAGTTACATGATCGGTCACGTCGACGGCAGCGCGATGCTTGACGAGGTGGACACCGTCCGGGCCGAAACCGGCATAAATGCATTCAAGGTCAAGGGCGGCAAGGCGATCCGGAGCGACCTCGCCCGGATCTCGGCATTGCGCCGTCACCTAGGTGACGAGGCGTTCCTGTTCGTCGATGCGAACGAGCTGTATTCTGAACACGACGCGCACAGCAGCTGGGTGCAGGAGATGGCGCGGCTCGGCGTGGCGATGATCGAAGAACCGGTATTGCGATCCGCGATTGCCGCAAGGTCAGGTTTCGCCCAGAGGTGTCCGGTCCCAGTGGTCGGCGACGACAGCGTATCCGATCCCGCATCGGCGGTGGCGGAACTGACCCGGGGATCGGTCCACATACTTGGCATCAAGCCTCCGCGAAGCGGACTAAGGCGGTCGGTCGAACTGATATCCATCGCCCGCGCATTCGGCGTGCCCTGCTGGCTGGGTTCGCAAGGTGTCACGGGCATCGGAACGCTATCGAGTGCTCATTTCGCCGCCGCTTTCTCTTCGTCCCTGCCTTACCCGGCCGATTTGGGGAACTTCCTGCGACAGGGGGACGACCTGCTGGCTCAGCCGGTACCACTGAAAGACGGTATGATCATGGTGCCGCCAGGCACGGGAAGCGGCGTCGAGATAGACGAGGACAAACTAGCCCATTACGGTACCGAAGACTAA